The Hordeum vulgare subsp. vulgare chromosome 7H, MorexV3_pseudomolecules_assembly, whole genome shotgun sequence DNA window GACGTCGCCATCGTCCGCGATGACCGTAGTCGACGCGATTTTCATCGATAGTCACGCCACCATGTCGTGCGCCGCCGGTGTCGCTTGTCCCTTCAACCGGAGCAAAATCAAGAGACCATGCCCTCAAGAGGGACTACGACGCAAAAGCACCTCCATCACTCGATCCCAAAGagatctagggtttccctagaGTTGCCCACGCTGTCAAGGACCAATCTTATTGTGTTGGGAGGTTCACATTTCCATGGGATATCATCATGTTCTGTAGTAGCATATTTGAATTTGGCATGTTTCTGTATTGCAACAAGATGATACTAGAGTTACCTTGGCAACGATAATGGTAAGTAGTCCATGAAGGAATTTTCTTCTGTGTTTGATgcaaaataacaaggacaaggATACCTACTCATGCCATTCTAGCACGTGTAAGTGCTTGTCTACTGCTTTCGTAGTTTTCCCATTATGCTTTGATGTATCAAAGTTCTAAAGTCGATCATATCCGTGATATGTTCACCTGTTTGCACAACGAGCACATGATCCCCATTGTGTTAGAGCTGAAGAGGAGCAATTCTTACTGCATGGATTACCTAAAGAACCTGGACAAAGATCGATCGCTCCTAAAAGAAACTTCATGATTCTCCCCTCGACAGGAGTCTCCATTGTGTTAGAGCCGAACAAGAGCAATTCTTACTTCATGGATTACCTTAAGAACCTGGATAAAGATTAATCGTTCCTAGAAGAAACTTTGTGATTCTCCCCTCGACCGGAGTCTCATTGGAGGGCACAACATGAGGAAGTAATGTAGAGATAGCGTCCGCTTAGCGCAGACCCAATTGTGTTGCAGCCTTGCAGGCAGCAACAGAAGGGAATCGTGACATGTGGATTATATATTTGCCTTCTCATCaaggagtgtacacatgatcgagAATGATGCTCAGCGCCCAACAACGTCATCAAGTGGAGTACATGCTTACACTAGGCACTCTTCAACTCGAGCAAGGAATTTGAACGCATCCAAGATATGTTTGCAAATGTCATCAACAAGGACGTCTGCAAGTCAACAGGGTTCTTTCATGCCTGAGTCGATGAAAATGAGTCGAATGAACAAGAGTCGTTCTCGTAGGCACTTGACGATGCTATGCCAGCCTTGTAAGACACAATTGCCGCCCCTTGCCCGATAGAGAAGAGTGCAACCGGCAAGACAAACGGTCTTCAATACATTTAATTTGATAGTTGTACACTCGCctattgttgtttagttgcaaactTTGTCAAACTATGTATTTCTTGTTACTTGTAATACTATTACTTGTCGATTGTTGTCAAACTATGTATTGTTTGTTATTTGTTCACTACTTGTTTCTTGTCTATTGTTTCTATTACTGATTAATTTGGTGATGTTCTCTATTGAGAAGATCCTGAAATTGTCCAAAAGTACTGTCATTGACAGCAGAACGCTCCTGTGGCAACACTTGTGGACAGTTGAACGCGAAAGCACTGCCACGACATAATTTTTTTAAATGGTAGTATGAGGAAGTTACCAATGTCGGGTGGGGATACAGACCTGCCACCGACATGTTAACTACCTGTGATGTGTGTTCATATGCACCGGCCACTAGTAACCCTGCCACTGCCCATTTGTAGCCAGTTCTACAGTAGTGTAATTTTTATACAAATTATATTCATGTCTAGTATAATATGTACCATCCAAACATATTTATAAGTTCACCACCTAAAAAGAAATAATTACTGGCATTCaaaagatgaatatgatattactATATTTTTAAAGAATTTTATCATTAGAATGTAGAATTATTTGTATATTAACTAGGAGTATTAAGTAACATGTTAGCACATGAATAGTTTGTCAAAGTAAGATTTGAAGAGTGTGCCAATCCTAAAAGATTTACCTTTTGAATTATAGGAGGTAGCTTTTCGTGGTATTTGTAGAAGACAAGAGCTTATGCGCCATGGTAAGGTCGTAGCTAGGTTCTCTATTTTACTTATAGGCAAATATGGACTTAAACCAAGTAAGTTGGTTCTAGTGGTTTAACCTTTTCTTCTCACCAACACTAATATGCTTAAGTACATCTGGTAAGACTAGCTCAGAACCATTCATGGAATATTCATACAATAGTCATTGTGAAGCCTGTGTTTATTCTGAACAAACATAATACTGAACAGATACATATAATTAGGAAATTAATTGGATCGATGTGCATGCTAAAATGacattacagaaaaaaaatctataATTTTATTGTAGAATAaactaaataaaataaaaccttggATGACAATAAGAATTACGTATCAAGTGAGATCAACAATCAGCTAAAAAACGGTAAGATAAACAATTGAATAATTGAGAGTTTAAcgacatatatatttttaaaaaggtAAAGATGTAGCCCACGCAATTGCACAAGTCACTCTACTAGTTCGTAGTTCATCCAGAAATATTTGCATCCTTTCTTCTGACAAGAGAGATGTTTTTGCATCTTGTAAATGGCGCAAAAAAGGAGCGGCGCTTCCCAAGCGTCTAAGTCATTAATTTGTTTGACCCCTGCTGAATCTCCATCGATCATCTATGATCGTTTCAGTGAGTTATTTATTTACTTTGACCGATGAAGGATTGGGGTATATATGGTTCATGCCccagtgtatatatatatatatatatatatatatatatatataccgttATGCGAATTCCTGTCCTGTGAAATTAGAACCCAAAGAAACCCATCTGTGGCAATGTCATCTGCTCATCACTGCCCAAGTCATTGTAGCAGTACTGGTCGAGCATGTTGACGGATGCAGCCGCTCTCCTCCTCTTGTAATTCTCCTTGAAGCAGGCCTGCCGCAGCTTCTTGGTCTGCTCCGTCAGCTCGATCGCCGGGTTCTCCTCCATCCGCGCGCAATACCTCTCGAGCGCCTCCAGCTCCACTTGCACCGCCGCCGGCGACGTGGCGCCCTTCCCCATCTCCTGCACGTACGTACGCAATCAATTTATTAGCTTGAACAACAAGTGGCGCTGCGTTACGATTCACGAAGATGGTGAGCTGGTGACCGATCTGCGTGCACGTACGTACCTGGATGTTGAGGATGAGGGACCTGAGGCTCTTCATCTTCCGGTGAGGCCAGCGGGCGACGCCGAGCTCGCGGCAGCGCTTCTTGAGCACGGTGAGGCCGACGTTCATCTCCCGCGCCGCCTTGGTGATGGGCATGTAGAAGTACGTGCGCAGCTCCTCGAACCCTATGTGGTCGAGGCTTTTCCCAGCGGCGGCTGGGCGcgacccgccgccgccgctcttcCGCACACGACGCGGCGCCGGCCTCACCTGCTTCTGCTCGGCGTACAGAAAGGTTGCCGCCGCTTCATAGCCCCCGGCGACGACAGTTGAGTCATCCTCGTCGGGATCGTCGACCGGGCGCACGCCGCGTGGTGCATCCAGCTGCTCCTGGTTCACGATCACGACGGGGCGCGCCTGTTGCGCTTGCGCCACGAAACCGTAATCGGCCGGCACCATGGCGTCGTCCAGAGGCTCGGTCTTGATCTTGGGGCCGATGGCATCGGCGAACTCCTCCAGGTCGATGTCGCTGAAGGAATCCATGAGTAGCGCGTCGTCGAGGCCGGCCGTGGGATCGTCGAGACCCGCAGGAAACGGCGGGAGGACGTCGACATTGTTGGGGGCGTAGCTGCTGTACACATCATCGGTAACAACTGGCGGCGGGATCATCTGCAGGCAGCCCATCTGTTCTTCCGCCCTGATCAATCAGACCACGCCAATCGATCAGCCGTGTCAATCATATCCTAAGCAACTAAGCTTTTACTAAGTGTAATCACACGAGCAACATCGAGAGAACCGATGGAGCATCACCTAATCATGAGAGCTGATGAGCAATCCCCAAGAGGAAGtgctgctgcggcggcggcggccatgggTAAGCAGCTGCCCTCGCTGCTCAAGAGGATGCTAAACCAACTCTGAGTCGTGCGTGATGAATAGATCGGGGAACACAAAATTAACAAAACTGCGTTACGCGCGAAACTGACCTCAtgaggagaggcggcggcggcaacGACGAGCTCATCGGCAAAGGCGGGAGCGTGGCCAGCTGATGGAGCCAGTCAGCAtcgccatcgccgccgccgccgaagtaCTGCTGCATCTCCATGGAGGAAGGCGGAGCGGCCGACgatggaggaaaagaagaagaaaatatgtACAGAGATCACCACGTAGAGATGGATGCCGAACTGTGCGCCCGGCCTATATATACAGGCCGCAGGAAGCAGCAGCAGCATGCATGCGTCCATATGGACCCGGGTCGAAGAGATAACAGGAACGAacgcatgcatgcatggatgATGGGAAAGGGGCTTGGGGAGCAGTAATTGCGTGGATTTGGTGGATCTAGTGTTAACCCGATATTGATTGGCCGTGCATATATATCCTTAATTCGCCTTGATTAATTCGGCATAGGAGTGGGTTTCCAAAGCTCTCATCGATCCCTCTCGTCGATGCATGCGTGTCTACGTGGCGCCGATCGCAGTGATGATgttttcgcaaaaaaaaaaaaaaaaaaaatcgcaGTGATGATGAGGTGAAACGCCTTCGATCGGGGGCCATATCATCATTAGGTGGCGCAGAAAAAGAGTAAATAATCGTGAGTAGTAACTGCTGCTTCTCAACATTTACACTACACGCACGCGCGCATGCATGCATGGCGCAGTAAACTCGTCGTGCGGCGCTTTATTACGGGCGCGTCGATCGATCCATTTCGGTGCGTCGatcgatgtgtgtgtgtgtctgtctgGCGCAGCGACGTCGTTCATACCCGACCGTGGTGACGCGCGCG harbors:
- the LOC123409957 gene encoding uncharacterized protein LOC123409957; the encoded protein is MEMQQYFGGGGDGDADWLHQLATLPPLPMSSSLPPPPLLMSEGSCLPMAAAAAAALPLGDCSSALMIRAEEQMGCLQMIPPPVVTDDVYSSYAPNNVDVLPPFPAGLDDPTAGLDDALLMDSFSDIDLEEFADAIGPKIKTEPLDDAMVPADYGFVAQAQQARPVVIVNQEQLDAPRGVRPVDDPDEDDSTVVAGGYEAAATFLYAEQKQVRPAPRRVRKSGGGGSRPAAAGKSLDHIGFEELRTYFYMPITKAAREMNVGLTVLKKRCRELGVARWPHRKMKSLRSLILNIQEMGKGATSPAAVQVELEALERYCARMEENPAIELTEQTKKLRQACFKENYKRRRAAASVNMLDQYCYNDLGSDEQMTLPQMGFFGF